GATGAAGATGACGCCCGGCTCGGCGAAATCATAGGTCGCCTGCATGATCCGGTTCCACAGGTCGCGCGCCTCGAGCGTGCGATAGACCTTCCCGCCGAAGCTGAGCTCCCACGGCCCGTCGGCCTTGACCGCCTCCATGAACGCATCCGTAACCAGAACGCTCAGGTTGAACATGCGCAGGCGCGCGGGATCGGCCTTGACCGCGATGAACTCCTCGATATCCGGGTGATCGCAGCGCATCGTGGCCATCATCGCGCCCCGGCGCGATCCGGCGCTCATGATCGTGCGGCACATCGCGTCCCACACGTCCATGAAGCTCAAGGGGCCGCTCGCATCCGCGCCCACACCCTTCACATCCGCGCCCCTGGGGCGGATGGTCGAGAAATCATAGCCGATCCCGCCGCCCTGCTGCATGGTCAGCGCGGCCTCGCGCAGTGCATCGAAGATGCCGCCCATGTCGTCCGGAATCGTGCCCATGACGAAACAGTTGAAAAGCGTGACCGACCTCTCGGTGCCCGCCCCCGCGATGATCCGGCCCGCGGGGAGAAAGCGGAAATCCTCGAGCGCCTCGTAAAAGCGGTCTTCCCACGCCTCCGGCTCCGCCTCGACCGCCGCCAGCGCCCGCGCGATACGCCGCCACGTATCCTCGACCGTGGCGTCGCGGGGCGTGCCGTCCGCGTCCTTGAAGCGGTATTTCATGTCCCAGATCGACTGGGAAATCGGGGCGGCGAATCGGGACATGCGGGGGCCATATCTGGGGTGAACAGAAGGTAAACAGACTACCCCTTGCGGGTGGTCCGGTCAACCGTCCCGCACCGTGCCCGGAGGGTTCCGCGTCCTGAAACCTGCGCCTCCGGCGGGAGTATTTGAGAGCAAGATGAAGCGACGGGGCGGGACAATTTAACGCTAACACCACCCCCGGGCCGCGTTTTGCACCTTTCAGCCTGCGCCGCCCCCCTCTATATCCCGGCCCAAAGCCACCATCGAGGAGCACGCCATGACCATCAAAGTCGGGATCAACGGGTTCGGCCGCATCGGCCGCTGCACGCTCGCGCATATCGCCCAGTCCGGGCGCGACGACATCGAGGTCACGAAGGTCAACGCCACCGGCCCGCTCGAGACCGCCGCGCATCTTCTCAAGTATGACAGCGTGCATGGTCGTTTCACGAACCCGATCGCGCTCGGCGACGGCACGATGGATCTGGGGCGCGGCCCGATGCAGATGTTCTCGACCTACGAGATGGACGAGCTTGACTGGTCGGGCTGCGACGTGGTGCTCGAATGCACGGGCAAGTTCAACGACGGCGAGAAGGCGAAGACGCATCTCGAGCGGGGCGCCGGCAAGGTGCTCCTCTCGGCGCCGGGCAAGAACGTGGACCGGACCGTGGTCATGGGCGTCAACGACGGCGACCTGACCGCCCAGGACCGCATGGTCTCGAACGGCTCCTGCACGACGAACTGCCTCGCCCCGGTCGCCAAGGTCCTGCACGAGGCGATCGGCATCGAGAGCGGGATCATGACCACGATCCACGCCTACACGGGCGACCAGCCCACGCTCGACCGGCGGCACAAGGATCTCTACCGCGCCCGCGCGGCGGCCATGTCGATGATCCCCACCTCCACCGGCGCCGCCAAGGCCCTGGGCGAGGTGTTGCCCGCGCTCAAGGGCAAGCTCGACGGCTCCGCCATCCGGGTGCCCACGCCCAACGTCTCGGCGGTAGACCTTACCTTCGTGGCGTCCCGCGAGGTGACCGAGGCGGAGGTGAACGCCGCCGTCGAGGCTGCGGCCTCGGGCCCGATGAATGGCATCCTGGGCTACGACCCCGAGCCCAAGGTCTCGATCGATTTCAACCATACCGAGGAAAGCGCGATCTTCGCGCCCGAACAGACCAAGGTGATCGGCGGCCGACTGGTGCGCGTTCTGGCCTGGTATGACAACGAATGGGGCTTCTCCGTGCGCATGGCCGACGTGGCCGTCGCGATGGGCAGGCTTGGCTGAGGACCGGCGCTTCTTGCGCGGATGCGTCCCGTCGGGCATACCCGGCGGGACGTTTCGCATCCGGGGGGCGCCCGCGCCATGACCAACCGCATCGCGCTCGCGCTCGGGCTCATCATCTTGGTCCTTCTGGCCCTCGACCGCAGCTACCAGGACTGGGCCGGCACGCTCTTCGTTGCGCGCAAGTTCGCGGACATGATCGAATGGCTGGCCTTCTGGCGGTAGATCGAGAAGGCCCTACGCCGACCCGTCGAATTTCTCTCGCAGCGCCTCGCGCACGGCCGGCGTCACGAACTTGCGCACGTCCCCGCCCAATCGCGCGATCTCCTTCACCAGCTTGGATGCGATCGCCTGATGTTCCGCGTCGGCCATCAGGAACACCGTCTCGACCCCGTCATCGAGCGCGCGGTTCATGCCGACCATCTGGAACTCGTACTCGAAATCACCCACCGCGCGCAGCCCGCGGATCATGATCTGCGCGTTCACGTCCCGCGCGCAGTCGATCAGCAGGTTCTCGAACGGGTGCACCACGATCTCGATGCCCGTCTGCTCGCCGAGCTTGGCGCATTCCGCCTCGATCATCGCGACCCGTTCCTCGAGGCAGAACAAGGGCCCCTTGTCGCGGTTGATGGCCACCCCGATCACGAGACGGTCGACCAGGACCGCCGCCCGCCGGATGATGTCGATGTGGCCCAGCGTGATCGGGTCGAACGTTCCGGGGTAGAGGCCGATGCGCATCTGGTCGCTCCGTTTCGATGGTCCGGCGCAGGCAACACCGAGACGCCCCGCATTGCAAGGGGCCACGCCCGGAAAATTCCGGGTTTCCGGGGGTGAAGCCCGTCACGATGCCCGGCGCGTCACCGCCCCATGATCATCCCTTCGAGCGCGTCTTTCTCCATCGAAAGCTGGCTCAGCCGCGCCGACACCACGTCGCCGATGGTCACGATCCCCGCCAGCTTTCCGTCCTCGACGACCGGCATGTGGCGAAAGCGGCCCTCGGTCATCCGCAGGAGCACCTGGTCGGAGGTATCCTCGCGGCTGCAACAGACCGGGTTGCGCGTCATCAGGTCGGCCACCTTGTCCTCGAGACAGGTGGCACCCCGTGCGGCCAGCGACCGCACGATGTCGCGCTCCGACAGGATGCCCTCGATCGAGCTGCCATCGGTCGATACCACGAGTCCCCCGATCCGGCGCTCCGCGAGGATCGCCGCGGCCTCGGAAATGAGCATGTCGGGCGTGGCCGTGATCACCTTGCCCCCGCCCTTGCCGCTCAGTATCTGGCTCACAAGCATAGCGTCTCTCCCTCGTGGTTGCTGGGTGTCAAGCGTCGTGCATCCCCCCCCACCTGTCAAGCCAGCGCCTCGAGCCGCGCCACCTCCCGCCGCATGCCCTCGGCCAGCGCCGCCGCGAACCGGTCGAGCCGCTCCAGCCGCAGGTTGTCGGCATGCCGGATGAGATAGAAGCTGCGCGTCAGGCTCACTTCGTGGGTCAGGATTCGCTCCACCCCCGGCGCCGAGGGAATGGCGAAGTCATGGACCACGCCCACGCCTGCGCCCTGCCGGATCCAGTTGAGCTGCACCGAGACCGAGTTCGAGGCCAGGTGCACCGCGTCAAGCCCCGCCTCGCTCAGGTAATCGAGTTCGCGGTCGAAGATCATGTCCTGGATGTATCCCACGATCCGGTGCCGCGAGAGGTCCCCGAGGGTGCGAATCGGCGGCGCGGCGTCGAGATAGGCGCGCGAGGCGGCCAGATGCAGCCGGTAATCGGTCAGCTTTTCGACCCGAAGCCGCCCCGCCGTCGGCGCGCTTACGCCGATCGCCATGTCGGCCTCGCGCTTGGACAGGTTGAAGACCCGCGGCAAGGCCACGATCTGCACCTCGAGATCCGGGTTCTGCGCGGCGATCGCGGCACAGACCTGCGGCAGGAGGAAATTGGCCGAGCCATCCGGCGCCCCCAGCCGGATCTGCCCCGTGAGCTGTCCGGCCTCGGCATCCAGTTCCTCGAAGGCGCGCGCCATCTCTTCCTCGGCGCGCGCGGCCTGCGCCATAAGGCGCTGGCCCTCGGGCGTGAGCGCGTAACCCTGCGGCGACCGCGCGAAAAGCAGCGCACCCAGGGCGCGCTCCAGCCGGGCGATGCGCCGGCCCACGGTCGCCGGATCGACCCGCAGGCTCCGGCCTGCCCCGGTCAGGCTCTCGGCCCGCGCCACGGCGAGAAACACCTTCAGATCGTCCCAGTTCGGTCTCGCCATCCGCTCTACCTCCACACGTGCGTCTTGCATTTCTGCAAGACCCCTTTTGATGCATTGCCTCTTTTCCTGTCAATTCTGCAACGCTACCTTCTGCGCGACAGTTCTCGAACCGAGGAGACCGACCATGCAGGACCTTCATCATTTCATCGACGGCAAGCGGACCAAGGGCAATTCCGACCGCTTCTCCGACGTCTACAACCCCGCCACCGGCGAGGTGCAGGCACGCACCCCCCTCGCCACCGTGGCCGAGCTCGACGCCGCAGTCGCCTCCGCCGCCAAGGCCCAGAAGGAATGGGCGACCGTCAACCCGCAGAAGCGGGCGCGGATCATGATGGAATTCGTCCGCCTGGTGAATCGCGACATGGACAAGCTCGCCGAGGCGATCAGCCGCGAACACGGCAAGACCCTGCCCGACGCGAAGGGCGACGTGCAGCGCGGCATGGAAGTCGTCGAATTCTGCATCGGCGCGCCGCATTTCCTCAAGGGCGAGTATTCCGGTGACGCCTCCACCGGCATCGACATCTATTCCATGCGCCAGCCGCTCGGCGTCGTGGCCGGTATCACGCCCTTCAACTTCCCCGCCATGATCCCGATGTGGAAGATGGGCCCCGCCCTCGCGGCCGGCAACGCGGTCATCATCAAGCCCAGCGAACGCGATCCCTCCTGCCCGCTCATGCTGGCCGAACTCTGGCAGGAAGCCGGACTTCCCGATGGTCTTTGCCAGGTCGTCAACGGCGACAAGGAGGTCGTGGACGCGATCCTCGACAACGACACGATCCAGGCCGTCGGTTTCGTCGGCTCGACGCCGATCGCGCAATACATCTACGGCCGCGCCTGCTCGAACGGGAAGCGCGCGCAGTGCTTCGGCGGCGCCAAGAACCACATGATCATCATGCCCGACGCCGACATGGACCAGGCGGCGGATGCGCTCGTGGGCGCGGGCTACGGCGCCGCGGGCGAACGCTGCATGGCGATCTCGGTGGCGGTGCCGGTGGGCGACGAGACCGCCGACCGCCTCATCGAGAAGCTCGTGCCGCGCGTCGAGAAGCTCAAGGTCGGCCCCTACACCTCGGATACCGAGATGGATTACGGCCCCGTCGTCACCGCCGAGGCCAAGAAGCGCATCGAGGGCCTCGTGCAATCCGGCATCGACCAGGGCGCCGAGCTCGTCGTGGACGGACGCGGCTTCTCGCTCCAGGGTTATGAGGACGGCTTCTTCGTGGGGCCCCACCTCTTCGACAAGGTCACGCCCGACATGGACATCTACAAGCAGGAGATCTTCGGCCCGGTCCTGTCGACCGTGCGCGCGGGTTCCTTCGAGGAGGCGCTCAAGCTCGCCTCCGATCACGAGATGGGCAACGGCACCGCGATCTTCACCCGCGACGGCGACGCCGCCCGTGAATACGCGGCCCGTGTCAACGTGGGCATGGTGGGCATCAACTTCCCCATCCCCGTTCCGCTCAGCTACTACACCTTCGGCGGCTGGAAGAAATCGGGCTTCGGCGACCTCAACCAGTATGGCCCCGATGCCTTCCGCTTCTACACCAAGACCAAGACGGTCACGTCCCGCTGGCCCTCCGGCATCAAGGAAGGCGGCGAGTTCCACTTCAAGCTCGCCGACTGAGCGCCGAAACCGTCCCGTCCGATCAAGGGCCCTGCCACGCGCGGGGCCCTTTTTCCTTCCTTCATCCCGCCCAGATATCTCCGCCCGCTGCCGGCAGGCGCGCACAACCGCAATGAGGGGAAGCGCGGAAAGTTCGCGCCAATCGTCTTCGACTGCCCCGCCGGCGCGACATTTTCCCTTGGCAGCCCCCGGATTCCGCGCTTTCCTGAGCGGACCCCGACGGAAGGCATGCCATGGCGATCACCGAACCCGACTTCACCATCGGCATCGAGGAGGAATATCTCCTTGTCGATCGCGACAGCATGGCGCTCGCCGAGGGGCCGCCCGACCTGATGGAGGCCTGCCAGTCCGAGCTTGGCGAGCAGGTCGCGCCCGAGTTCCTCAATTGCCAGATCGAGATCGGCACCCGCGTCTGCGCCACCGTCGGCGAGGCGCGCGAGGATCTGCGCCGCCTGCGTGCCTGCGTCTCGAAACACGCCGCGAAACACAATCTCGCGCCCATCGCCGCCTCCTGTCACCCGTTCTCGGACTGGCGCGATCAGAAGAACACCGACAAGGACCGCTACAACACGCTGAAAAGCGATCTCGCCGGCGTGGTGCGCCGGATGCTGATCTGCGGGATGCATGTTCACGTGGGCATCGACGACCCCGACCGCCGCACCGACCTGATGAACCAGCTCAGCTATTTCCTGCCGCATCTCCTGGCGCTCTCGTGCTCCTCGCCCTTCTGGCAGGGACAGGATACCGGCCTTGCCTGCTACCGGCTCACGATCTTCGACAACCTGCCCCGCACGGGCCTGCCGCCCCGGATGGACAGCTTCTCGGAATTCGAGCGCTCCGTCGCCACGCTCGTCGATCTGGGCGTGATCGAGGACAGCTCCAAGATCTGGTGGGATCTGCGCCCCTCGTCCAAGTTTCCCACCATCGAATCGCGCATCTGCGACGTGCAGCCCCGGCTCGAGCACGCGCTCACCCTCGCGGCGCTCACGCAGGCGTTGACGCGGATGCTCTGGCGCCTCGCCACCCGCAATCAGCGCTGGCGCATCTACGATCCCTTCCTCGTGTCCGAGAACCGCTGGCGGGCCCAGCGTTACGGCACGGCGCGCGGTCTCATCGACTTCGGCCGTGGCGAGATCGTGGAGTTCGCCGACCTCCTCGAGGAGATGATCGCGCTCGTCGCCGAGGACGCGAGCCATTTCTCGGCCCTGCGCGAGGTCGAGGCAGCGCGCGAGATGGTCGCGACCGGCGGTTCCACCTCCCGCCAGCGCAGCGCCTATGAAGACGCCCTGTCACGCGGCGAGGACGAGGACGCAGCCCTGCGCGCCGTGGTCCGGCACCTCATCGAGGAATTCCACCACGACCTCTAGGCCCGCCGCCCACCTTGCAACACTCCTGAAACATCTGGTAATTAAACATGCGTTCAATTCCGCCACACCGGGGGCCAGCATGGATTTCGCACTGACCGAGGAACAGACCGCCATCTTCGACATGGCCCATGCCTTCGGGCAGGATCGCATCGCGCCCAATGCGCGCGCGTGGGAGGCCGAGGGCACCATTCCCAAGACCCTCTGGCCCGAGATCGCCGAGCTGGGTTTCGGCGGGCTCTACGTGAGCGAGGAGACGGGCGGCGCCGGCCTCACCCGGCTCGACGCGACGCTGGTGTTCGAGGCGCTTTCCATGGCCTGCCCCTCGGTGGCCGCGTTCCTCTCGATCCATAACATGTGCGCCAAGATGATCGACGGTTTCGGCAGCGACGAGCTCAAGTCGCGCGTCATGCCGGACGTGCTGTCGATGAAGACGGTGCTCTCCTACTGTCTCACCGAACCGGGCTCCGGCTCCGACGCCGCGGCACTCAGGACGCGCGCGGAACGCACGAATGACGGCTACACCCTCAACGGCACCAAGGCGTTCATCTCGGGCGGCGGCTATTCCGACGCCTATGTCGTCATATGCCGCACCGGCGAGGACGGACCCAAGGGCATCTCGACACTGCTCGTCGAGGACGGCACGCCCGGGCTGAGCTTCGGCGGGCTCGAGGACAAGATGGGCTGGCGCAGCCAACCCACCGCGCAGGTCCAGTTCGATGACTGCAAGATCGCCGCCGCGAACCTCGTCGGCGAAGAGGGCAAAGGTTTCAAATACGCCATGGCGGGGCTCGACGGCGGGCGGCTCAATATCTCCGCCTGCTCGCTCGGCGCCGCGCAGACGGCGATGAACCTCACGCTCGACTACATGGCCGAGCGCAAGACCTTCGGCAAACCCATCTCGCAGCACCAGGCGCTGCAATTCCGCCTTGCCGAGAACGAGATCGAGCTCCAGGCCGCCCGCACCTTCCTGCGCCAGGCCGCGTGGAAGCTCGACACCGGCGCGCCCGACGCCACCAAGTTCTGCGCCATGGCCAAGAAATTCGTGACCGAGGCCGGAAGCCGCATCGTCAACGACTGCCTCCAGCTGCACGGCGGCTACGGCTACCTCGCGGATTACGGCATCGAGAAACTGGTCCGCGACCTGCGCGTGCACGAGATCCTCGAAGGCACGAACGAGATCATGCGCCTCATCGTCGCGCGCCACCTCATCGCGGAACACGCCTCCTGATCGCGCCGTTTTCCCCGTGACCGCACAAAAGGAGGATGCCATGATCCACTACGACGACGAAAACGGCCTTCTGCACCTCACCCTCTCGGGCCGGCTCACGACCGAGGATTACGACCGTTTCGAACCCGCGTTCGAGCGTATCCGGGCGCGGCACGAGGGCCGCATGCCCATGCTGGTCGAGATCACACCCGAATTCGACGGTTGGGACGTGGGCGCGCTCTGGCGTGACATGCAGATGGGTGTCGAGTATCGCAACGCCTTCTCGCGGATCGCGATGGTCGGTGCGCAGGACTGGCTGGACTGGGCCACCCGCATGGCCGACGGCCTCTTCCCGCAGGCCGAGATGCGCTATTTCGAGCCCGGCGACATCGCCGCCGCCCGCGCCTGGGCGCGCGGGGCGGCCGACATGAAGGAGTAGCGCGCGTGACCGAGCAGGACACTTCCTCCGACATCCACATCCGCACCGAGGGCCGCGCGGGCCGCATAACCCTGACGCGGCCCAAGGCCCTCAATGCGCTCACCTACGACATGGCGCTCGCCATCGAGGACGCGCTCGACAGCTGGGCCGGGGATGACGGCGTCGCGCTTGTCATCATCGACGCCGAGGGCGACAAGGCATTCTGTGCCGGGGGCGACGTGCAGAAGCTCTACCACACGGGCCGCGCCGGCGATTTCGACTATGGCCGCCGCTTCTGGCGCGACGAATATCGCCTGAACGCGAAAATCGCCGAATATCCCAAGCCTTACGTGGCCTTCATGCAGGGCTTCACCATGGGCGGTGGCGTCGGGATTTCCTGCCACGGCACGCACCGCGTCGTCTGCGATTCGAGCCGCATCGCCATGCCCGAATGCGGCATCGGCCTCGTGCCCGATGTGGGCGGCTCGCTCCTTCTGGCGCGCGCGCCGGGGCGACTGGGCGAATATCTCGCGCTGACCACGGCGCGGATGGGTCCGGGCGACGCGATCTACGCCGGCTTCGCCGACATCTTCATCCCGCAGGACGATTGGCCGGGCCTCATCGCGCGGCTCTGCGAAAGCGGCGACACCGCGGATATCGCCGAGGCCGGCCGAACCCCGCCGCACAGCGCCCTTTCGGACCTCCTGCACGATATCGACGCGCATTTCTCGGGCGACACGCTCGCCGATATACTCGAGGCACTCCGAGGCTCCGACACCGAATTCGCGGCGCAGGCGCTCGAGGCCCTGTCGCGCAACTCGCCGCTGTCGATGGCCTGCGCGGTCGAGATGCTCCACCGCCTGCGCGGCCCCGCGGCCAATATCCGCCGTGCGCTTGAGCTCGAATACCGCTACACGTTCCGCGCGATGGAGCACGGCGACTTCCTCGAAGGCGTCCGCGCCGCCGTCATCGACAAGGACCGCGCGCCCGACTGGCAGCACGATCTCGACACCTTGCCGCCGCACGCCGCGACGGACATGCTCATGCCGCTCGGGGAGGATGCCCTGGGCCTCCACAAGAAGGACGACGACACATGAAGATCGGATTCATCGGGTTGGGCAACATGGGCGGCCCCATGGCCGCCAACCTCGCCAAGGCGGGCCATGACGTGACGGGTTTCGACACGGCCGAGGTCTCCATCGACGGAATCGCCATGGCCGAGGATGCGGCCCATGCCGCCGAGGGCGCCGACGTGGTGATCACGATGCTGCCCAACGGCGGCATCCTGCATTCGGTGGCCGAGGCCATCGTGCCCGCGATGAAGAAGGGCGCGGTCCTGCTCGATTGCTCCACCGTCGACGTCGCCAGCGCCCGCGCCGTGGCCGAGATGGCGAACGACGCGGGGCTGCTCTCGCTCGACGCGCCCGTCTCGGGCGGGATCGGCGGCGCGGAGGGCGGCACGCTCACCTTCATGGTGGGCGGCGACGAGAAGGCGTTCGAGATCGCGAAGCCGCTTTTCGACATCATGGGCCAGAAGGCGGTGCATTGCGGCCCCTCGGGCAACGGCCAGGCGGCCAAGATCTGCAACAACATGATCCTCGGCGCCACGATGATCGTCACCTGCGAGGCCTTCGCGCTCGCCGACAAGCTCGGGCTCGACCGCCAGGCGATGTTCGACGTGGTTTCCACCTCCTCGGGCTATAGCTGGTCGATGAACGCCTATTGCCCCGCCCCCGGCATCGGCCCCAAGTCGCCCGCCGACAATGACTACGTGCCGGGCTTCGCCGCGGAACTGATGCTGAAGGACCTGCGCCTCGCCCAGCAGGCCGCGCAGGATGCGGATGCCGACACGCCGCTCGGCCAGGCGGCGACCGATCTCTACGCGCAGTTCGTCGAGGAAGAAGGCGGCAAGGGCCGCGACTTCTCGGCGATGCTCCCCCGGTTCGAGAAGCGCGGGCGCAGCTGACCTGTCCCGCCCCGGGGGAACTTCCGGACAGTCACGCGCGTTGGGTGGCGATTGCACTTCACGCGCGTGATTTTTTCGGCACATGACAGATTTGAACCGCCTGTATGCCCCCGTCCTCGGCATCTTCATCATCCTGCTCATGGCGCTCATGCTCTGGGCCGCCACGTTCCTCATCCCCGTGACGACCGCCGTGCTGGGCTATTTCGTTCTCAGCCGGCCGCGGCGGCTCATGCGGCGGCTCGGCGTCCCCGACATCGCGACGGCCGCCCTCTTCACCACGCTGATCTTCGCGGGCGCCGGCGCGGCGATCATCTGGTTCGCCGAACCCGTCGCGCGCCTGGTCGAGAACCTGCCCGGCTACGTCAGCGACATCCAGCGCGAGCTTGCCGCGCAGTCGGGCGGCGCGATGGATGCTGTCAACGACGCCGCGAAAGCGGTGGAAGAGGTTGTCGACACCAAGGACGACGAGGCCGTCAACGTAAAGGTCGTCGAAGAGAACAGCCCCGCCGCGTCGATCGTGACCCTTGCCCCGAAGGTGCTCGGGCAGGTGATATTCGCCATCTTCATGATGTTCTTCCTGCTCGCCTCGGGCGACTTCTTCCTCGAACGCACGGTCGAAAGCCTGCCGAACTTCACCGAGAAGCGCCGCGCCGTGGGCATCATCCACTCGATCGAGGACCGGCTCGGGCGCTACCTCGGCGGCATCACCTTCATAAACGCGGGGCTCGGCGTGGCCATCGGCGCGGCGATGCTGGCCTGGGGCATCCCGAACTGGATCGCCATCGGCATCATGGCCTTCGCGCTGAACTACATCCCGTTTCTCGGCGCCCTTGCCGGTGCCGCCATCGCCGCGCTGATCGCCTTCATCACCTTCTCGGACCTCTGGTCCGCATTGGGCGTGTTCCTCACCTACATGGCGCTCACCTCCATCGAGGGTCAGTTCGTCACACCGATGCTGATCTCGCGGCGGATGCGGCTCAACACCCCGGTGGTGTTCCTCGTTGTCGCCTTCTTCGCCTATATCTGGTCGGTCATGGGCATGGTCGTGGCCGTGCCCATCCTGATCGTGATCAAGATCACCTGCGACGAGATCGAGCGCCTGAACCGCATCGGCCATTTCCTGGGCGACGCGGAGGACGCGAAAGGCGTCGCGCGCAAGGCCTGACCGCCCCCGTGCGACCCGTCCCGGCCGGCACGCTCATTCCGCCGCCAGCTTGCGCCCCGACAGCATGTCCTTCAGGTAGCGTCCCGTATGGCTCCGCTCGACGCCGGCCACGTCCTCGGGCGTGCCCACCGCCACGATCTCGCCGCCGCCATCACCCCCCTCGGGGCCGATATCGATGAGCCAGTCGGCGGTCTTGATGACGTCGAGGTTATGCTCGATCACGACCACGGTGTTGCCTTGCTCCACAAGCTCGTGCAGCACTTCCAGCAGTTTTCGAACATCCTCGAAATGCAGCCCCGTGGTCGGTTCGTCCAGGATATAGAGCGTGCGGCCGGTCGAGCGCTTGCTCAACTCCTTGCTGAGCTTCACCCTCTGCGCCTCCCCCCCCGAAAGCGTCGTCGCCTGCTGGCCCACCTTGATATAGCCCAGCCCCACGCGCATCAGCGCATCCATCTTCTCGCGAATGGACGGCACCGCCTTGAAGAACTCCTGCGCATCCTCGACCGTCATATCCAGAACGTCGGCGATGCTCTTGCCCTTGAACCTGATCTCCAGCGTCTCGCGGTTGTAGCGCGCGCCGCCGCAGGTCTCGCAGGTGACATAGACATCCGGCAGGAAATGCATCTCGATCTTGATGACCCCGTCGCCCTGGCAGGCCTCACAGCGCCCGCCCTTCACGTTGAAGCTGAACCTGCCCGGCTTGTAGCCGCGCGCCTTCGCCTCGGGCAGACCGGCGAACCAGTCGCGGATCGGCGTGAAGGCCCCCGTGTAGGTCGCCGGGTTCGACCGCGGCGTGCGCCCGATGGGCCGCTGGTCGATGTCGATCACCTTGTCGAGATGCTCCAGCCCCTTGATCGTCTCGCAGGGCGCCGGAGTCTGCCGCGCACCGTTGAGGCGCATCGAGGCGGTCTTGAACAGCGTCTCGATGGTCAGCG
This window of the Roseovarius sp. SCSIO 43702 genome carries:
- the gap gene encoding type I glyceraldehyde-3-phosphate dehydrogenase, which encodes MTIKVGINGFGRIGRCTLAHIAQSGRDDIEVTKVNATGPLETAAHLLKYDSVHGRFTNPIALGDGTMDLGRGPMQMFSTYEMDELDWSGCDVVLECTGKFNDGEKAKTHLERGAGKVLLSAPGKNVDRTVVMGVNDGDLTAQDRMVSNGSCTTNCLAPVAKVLHEAIGIESGIMTTIHAYTGDQPTLDRRHKDLYRARAAAMSMIPTSTGAAKALGEVLPALKGKLDGSAIRVPTPNVSAVDLTFVASREVTEAEVNAAVEAAASGPMNGILGYDPEPKVSIDFNHTEESAIFAPEQTKVIGGRLVRVLAWYDNEWGFSVRMADVAVAMGRLG
- the coaD gene encoding pantetheine-phosphate adenylyltransferase: MRIGLYPGTFDPITLGHIDIIRRAAVLVDRLVIGVAINRDKGPLFCLEERVAMIEAECAKLGEQTGIEIVVHPFENLLIDCARDVNAQIMIRGLRAVGDFEYEFQMVGMNRALDDGVETVFLMADAEHQAIASKLVKEIARLGGDVRKFVTPAVREALREKFDGSA
- a CDS encoding CBS domain-containing protein codes for the protein MLVSQILSGKGGGKVITATPDMLISEAAAILAERRIGGLVVSTDGSSIEGILSERDIVRSLAARGATCLEDKVADLMTRNPVCCSREDTSDQVLLRMTEGRFRHMPVVEDGKLAGIVTIGDVVSARLSQLSMEKDALEGMIMGR
- a CDS encoding LysR family transcriptional regulator, with the translated sequence MQDARVEVERMARPNWDDLKVFLAVARAESLTGAGRSLRVDPATVGRRIARLERALGALLFARSPQGYALTPEGQRLMAQAARAEEEMARAFEELDAEAGQLTGQIRLGAPDGSANFLLPQVCAAIAAQNPDLEVQIVALPRVFNLSKREADMAIGVSAPTAGRLRVEKLTDYRLHLAASRAYLDAAPPIRTLGDLSRHRIVGYIQDMIFDRELDYLSEAGLDAVHLASNSVSVQLNWIRQGAGVGVVHDFAIPSAPGVERILTHEVSLTRSFYLIRHADNLRLERLDRFAAALAEGMRREVARLEALA
- a CDS encoding CoA-acylating methylmalonate-semialdehyde dehydrogenase, translating into MQDLHHFIDGKRTKGNSDRFSDVYNPATGEVQARTPLATVAELDAAVASAAKAQKEWATVNPQKRARIMMEFVRLVNRDMDKLAEAISREHGKTLPDAKGDVQRGMEVVEFCIGAPHFLKGEYSGDASTGIDIYSMRQPLGVVAGITPFNFPAMIPMWKMGPALAAGNAVIIKPSERDPSCPLMLAELWQEAGLPDGLCQVVNGDKEVVDAILDNDTIQAVGFVGSTPIAQYIYGRACSNGKRAQCFGGAKNHMIIMPDADMDQAADALVGAGYGAAGERCMAISVAVPVGDETADRLIEKLVPRVEKLKVGPYTSDTEMDYGPVVTAEAKKRIEGLVQSGIDQGAELVVDGRGFSLQGYEDGFFVGPHLFDKVTPDMDIYKQEIFGPVLSTVRAGSFEEALKLASDHEMGNGTAIFTRDGDAAREYAARVNVGMVGINFPIPVPLSYYTFGGWKKSGFGDLNQYGPDAFRFYTKTKTVTSRWPSGIKEGGEFHFKLAD
- a CDS encoding carboxylate-amine ligase produces the protein MAITEPDFTIGIEEEYLLVDRDSMALAEGPPDLMEACQSELGEQVAPEFLNCQIEIGTRVCATVGEAREDLRRLRACVSKHAAKHNLAPIAASCHPFSDWRDQKNTDKDRYNTLKSDLAGVVRRMLICGMHVHVGIDDPDRRTDLMNQLSYFLPHLLALSCSSPFWQGQDTGLACYRLTIFDNLPRTGLPPRMDSFSEFERSVATLVDLGVIEDSSKIWWDLRPSSKFPTIESRICDVQPRLEHALTLAALTQALTRMLWRLATRNQRWRIYDPFLVSENRWRAQRYGTARGLIDFGRGEIVEFADLLEEMIALVAEDASHFSALREVEAAREMVATGGSTSRQRSAYEDALSRGEDEDAALRAVVRHLIEEFHHDL
- a CDS encoding acyl-CoA dehydrogenase family protein, yielding MDFALTEEQTAIFDMAHAFGQDRIAPNARAWEAEGTIPKTLWPEIAELGFGGLYVSEETGGAGLTRLDATLVFEALSMACPSVAAFLSIHNMCAKMIDGFGSDELKSRVMPDVLSMKTVLSYCLTEPGSGSDAAALRTRAERTNDGYTLNGTKAFISGGGYSDAYVVICRTGEDGPKGISTLLVEDGTPGLSFGGLEDKMGWRSQPTAQVQFDDCKIAAANLVGEEGKGFKYAMAGLDGGRLNISACSLGAAQTAMNLTLDYMAERKTFGKPISQHQALQFRLAENEIELQAARTFLRQAAWKLDTGAPDATKFCAMAKKFVTEAGSRIVNDCLQLHGGYGYLADYGIEKLVRDLRVHEILEGTNEIMRLIVARHLIAEHAS
- a CDS encoding STAS/SEC14 domain-containing protein, giving the protein MIHYDDENGLLHLTLSGRLTTEDYDRFEPAFERIRARHEGRMPMLVEITPEFDGWDVGALWRDMQMGVEYRNAFSRIAMVGAQDWLDWATRMADGLFPQAEMRYFEPGDIAAARAWARGAADMKE